The Henckelia pumila isolate YLH828 chromosome 2, ASM3356847v2, whole genome shotgun sequence genome includes a window with the following:
- the LOC140883496 gene encoding uncharacterized protein isoform X2, producing the protein MDRYHKVQKPREETSIGENEIRITSQGRMRSYISYAMNLLQEKGSDEIVFKAMGRAINKTVTIVELIKRRIVGLHQIIAIQSVDIIDTWEPLEEGLQTYQQPIPIDQVKVATELDYDGEGSPHARGRGQIARGRGRPRPPHGNGFASVEYNDGGYEQNRGYMVRGRGRARNFHGRGRGGYNGPQVDAQYDSGNYYQDAHRGRGRGRGTRGRGGGFRSNGPVHTSA; encoded by the exons ATGGATCGGTACCATAAGGTGCAGAAACCCAGGGAGGAAACATCGATTGGAGAGAATGAGATTCGGATTACAAGTCAAGGCAGGATGAGAAGCTACATCTCTTACGCCATGAACTTGCTTCAG GAAAAGGGTTCAGATGAAATAGTGTTCAAGGCAATGGGCAGAGCCATCAACAAAACTGTGACAATTGTGGAGTTAATCAAG AGGAGAATAGTTGGTCTTCACCAAATTATAGCGATTCAATCTGTTGACATAATCGACACATGGGAACCATTGGAAGAAGGCCTCCAGAC TTACCAACAACCAATACCAATTGATCAGGTGAAGGTGGCTACTGAACTCGACTATGATGGAG AGGGATCACCACATGCTCGAGGGAGAGGTCAAATTGCTAGAGGGAGGGGAAGGCCTAGACCTCCACATG GAAATGGTTTTGCATCTGTTGAGTACAATGATGGAGGCTATGAACAAAATCGTGGGTACATGGTCAGGGGTCGTGGAAGAGCTCGCAATTTCCATGGTCGTGGAAGAGGAGGGTACAATGGCCCGCAGGTGGATGCCCAGTATGATTCTGGAAACTACTATCAAGATGCACATCGCG GCCGTGGCCGGGGAAGGGGCACTCGTGGCAGGGGCGGTGGATTCCGATCAAATGGGCCGGTTCATACAAGTGCTTGA
- the LOC140883496 gene encoding uncharacterized protein isoform X1, whose amino-acid sequence MDRYHKVQKPREETSIGENEIRITSQGRMRSYISYAMNLLQEKGSDEIVFKAMGRAINKTVTIVELIKRRIVGLHQIIAIQSVDIIDTWEPLEEGLQTLETTRKVSMVTITLSKKQLDKENIGYQQPIPIDQVKVATELDYDGEGSPHARGRGQIARGRGRPRPPHGNGFASVEYNDGGYEQNRGYMVRGRGRARNFHGRGRGGYNGPQVDAQYDSGNYYQDAHRGRGRGRGTRGRGGGFRSNGPVHTSA is encoded by the exons ATGGATCGGTACCATAAGGTGCAGAAACCCAGGGAGGAAACATCGATTGGAGAGAATGAGATTCGGATTACAAGTCAAGGCAGGATGAGAAGCTACATCTCTTACGCCATGAACTTGCTTCAG GAAAAGGGTTCAGATGAAATAGTGTTCAAGGCAATGGGCAGAGCCATCAACAAAACTGTGACAATTGTGGAGTTAATCAAG AGGAGAATAGTTGGTCTTCACCAAATTATAGCGATTCAATCTGTTGACATAATCGACACATGGGAACCATTGGAAGAAGGCCTCCAGAC TCTGGAAACAACAAGGAAAGTCTCTATGGTCACTATTACTCTCTCAAAGAAACAGTTGGACAAGGAAAATATCGG TTACCAACAACCAATACCAATTGATCAGGTGAAGGTGGCTACTGAACTCGACTATGATGGAG AGGGATCACCACATGCTCGAGGGAGAGGTCAAATTGCTAGAGGGAGGGGAAGGCCTAGACCTCCACATG GAAATGGTTTTGCATCTGTTGAGTACAATGATGGAGGCTATGAACAAAATCGTGGGTACATGGTCAGGGGTCGTGGAAGAGCTCGCAATTTCCATGGTCGTGGAAGAGGAGGGTACAATGGCCCGCAGGTGGATGCCCAGTATGATTCTGGAAACTACTATCAAGATGCACATCGCG GCCGTGGCCGGGGAAGGGGCACTCGTGGCAGGGGCGGTGGATTCCGATCAAATGGGCCGGTTCATACAAGTGCTTGA
- the LOC140881959 gene encoding probable prolyl 4-hydroxylase 3 gives MAKGRASRHQGKRSSTVVLVLSMLLMLSVVLLMLLGLGILSLPIGSDDSPLVADRIKFKRVTIEMGKDEWGGLGKRGEQWTEVLSWEPRAFIYHNFLSKEECEYLINLARPHMKKSTVVDSKTGKSKDSRVRTSSGMFLRRGQDKIIRTIEKRIADYAFIPAEHGEGLQVLHYEVGQKYEPHYDYFIDEFNTKNGGQRVATVLMYLSDVEDGGETIFPAAKGNFSAAPGWNERSECAQRGLAVKPKMGDALLFWSMRPDATLDPSSLHGGCPVIKGNKWSSTKWMHVDEYKV, from the exons ATGGCCAAGGGGAGGGCCAGTCGGCATCAGGGGAAACGATCATCGACGGTGGTTTTGGTGCTTTCTATGCTATTAATGCTGTCCGTGGTTCTATTAATGCTGCTGGGTCTCGGAATTTTATCTCTCCCCATCGGTTCCGACGACTCCCCGCTCGTCGCCGATCGTATCAAATTTAAGCGTGTGACGATCGAAAT GGGCAAAGATGAGTGGGGAGGATTAGGGAAGAGAGGAGAACAGTGGACGGAGGTTCTTTCTTGGGAGCCCAGGGCTTTCATATATCATAATTTCTTG AGTAAAGAGGAATGTGAGTACCTGATAAATCTTGCAAGACCTCACATGAAAAAGTCAACAGTTGTTGATAGCAAAACTGGCAAGAGTAAAGACAGCAG GGTTCGTACAAGTTCTGGAATGTTTTTGAGGAGAGGGCAAGATAAAATCATCAGAACTATTGAAAAAAGAATAGCAGACTACGCATTTATCCCTGCAG AACATGGAGAAGGTCTACAAGTGCTGCACTACGAAGTTGGACAAAAATATGAACCCCATTATGATTACTttattgatgaatttaataCGAAAAACGGGGGTCAGCGGGTAGCTACTGTTCTTATGTATTT GTCAGATGTTGAAGATGGGGGTGAGACAATTTTTCCTGCTGCAAAGGGCAATTTTAGTGCTGCACCAGGATGGAATGAGAGGTCAGAATGTGCTCAGAGGGGCCTTGCTGTGAAACCAAAAATGGGTGATGCATTGCTTTTCTGGAGTATGCGCCCGGATGCCACTTTAGATCCATCAAGCTTGCATG GAGGTTGCCCTGTTATCAAAGGGAACAAGTGGTCATCTACGAAGTGGATGCATGTTGATGAATATAAGGTCTAA